A window of Populus trichocarpa isolate Nisqually-1 chromosome 17, P.trichocarpa_v4.1, whole genome shotgun sequence genomic DNA:
TTTGAGTCCAACCATGAACTCGATTGCCCGACCTCTCAAACTTCTTCTGATAGTCCCTTAAGGAACCCACTCGTCGGACTTTTGATAATGCTTCATCAAAATCCTTACATCTTGTGGGTCCAAACCGTGCCCAAAGCTCTTCTTCAAATATCTCCCACGTTACAATTCATCCTTCTTCCTTGTAGGCTCGATGCAACCATTGCCATCATTGGTTGGCTTCTCCTTCCAAATAGAATGAAGCCAATGATACCTTTTGATTGTCAACAGTCTCCTGATATTCAAAAAATTGATCCACCCGATTGAACCATTCAGTTGGATCATCCCTAGAATATCGTGGAAATTCTAACTTGGCCATTTTTGATGAGAAGATGTGTCGTCCACCCTCATTGTCAGTTTTCTTCCTCCCCCCATCAGTTTCATCCCGATGTGTGCGCGAGAATCCATCCCGGTCGTTGTTGTGGTAGCTTGAAGACGCCTTAGACGCGATCATGGCCTCTGTTGTTAACGGTTTCCTCCAAGCTGTGCAATCTGTTGATCATGGAATCTTCCATTCGCTGCATGCCATCTTGGACTCCACCAAGTCCTGCCTCCAAAAGCTCGATTCATTCTTTGTTTGTTGTCATTGCGCCagctttgataccaattgaTATAGTCCCAATCAAGAGTGATACACAATTGCAGAAATGCTAGAATTCTCTTAGGGTGAGATTTTACCACAATATtgttatgataaaataatacctatccttttattcttcttcataaatataaataactaaACCATAACAACTTTCAGCAATTCCAGTCAAAATCCAAggtttgtttcattttaaatgctacactacaaatgaaaataacagaTTACAAAACAGAAATGCAAATAATGTGAAAATGATTGCTTTATTTTCTCTCATTGCATCGGAAGCTTGACTCCAACTGACTTGCATGTACTCCTTTTATTCACGATATTTCAAATTCTTCTTTATGACACGGTGGGTCCTTCATGGCAGCAGCTCACCAAGCTGCGTATCACTCTATCATTCTCGGATGGCGAAGCAGCTCGTCATCTCCTGCAGTTGCCCAATTTGCCTTCTCTACCGAATTTGCCTAAACCAACACTGCCGCCATTTCCTTCTATACCAACACTGCCGCAGCCCACATTGCCAACCTTGCCAGCCACTCAACCATCACTGCCTAAGCCTCCACTGCCTCCACTTCCCAGCCTGCCAACAATGCCTGCTATCCCCAAGGTCACCTTGCCTCCACTTCCAAGCATGCCTTCAATCCCCACCATCCCAACAACAATTCCCTCCATCCCCTTCCTCTCCCCACCTCCCGGAAATTAGGCCAACGTTAGTGTTCCTTTTCTGAATGTTCGACTATTCAGCGTACTGTATCGATCTCTACGAAGTAGCGTGAGGAATTTATTCGTtcatttctgtattttttttctttcatttagtcGAGGATTGTTGCTGTTTCCAAATTTCCCTGTACTTGTCTGTGTCATTGCATCATGTACTATTGCCAGTTCTCAATAGATTTACCTACTTTCTTTCCACATTAATTACTTCTCATAGTTATTTCCTAGTAGAACAAGTTACACCATATTATCATAATAAATCATTTCGTCTAGTCGAAGAAATGAAATTGGCAATCTGAACAAAGTTGATGTGAATAAGATACAATCGGTGTTTAAATCTTTTAGATTACGAATTGCAATATAaagttttcatgtaaaaaataacttaCCACACAAAGCTCTAGCCCATGAACTGATCAAATTTGGACCTGAAAGTAACAATGAAGTACATTGCTTTGCACATAGTTGTAGGAAAGTTAAGCCATTAGTGCAGAATATTTCTGCAGAATCAGCTGCTGACCGTCATTTCTGCAGAACTTGAACACATTTACTAGTCTGCTTTGACCTTCAGCAAAATCCTTGTGGGTAAGGCAAATCATCACTTTGAGGAATAAAAACTGAGCCAGGGAATCTATCATGTTTCCAAATgcagaaaaataatattgaaatccTTTTGAAGTCACGTGGGCATCCTTTTGAAGTCAAATGTGCCCTCAAGATGATGGACTAACAACCTTAGTTTGCTAACTAAGAGAACTTTGAATTCCAAGGCTGTGTCTTAAGATTTTTCAACCACAACAAACCTTAGTTTGCTACCGATAAATCAAACAACTCATTTGTTGTAATGGCTGCAAAAGTTAACTTTTAAGAGAcaaaatatcatcatattagcaatagTCAACATGTTTATTGATAATGCATTCACTGGAGggaaaatgtcttttttttttttttttttttttaatttgaggaaATCCACATGCTGGAAAGCTTACTTTGTGGATCTAGATGAATGGGTAAAATCTCGGCTGTATCAGACTCTTATAAaaggtgcacgccctgactcgaattcgagaaaaaatatcttttatcaacttttattgttttatttttatcaggaaatttaatatgtttagaTTATATCAAAtcttaaatcatatttttaaatatcatacgTAACCGATTATCTTATGCCTCTTGCAATAAGATTTGCGctttaattattcattaatcatttgtttatttgtttatgttctCCTTTTAACTCAACTTTCTTATTAGCTAAACACCGATCAAAGATAGTATGATTTATGTTGAATGAATAATgtcttttcttatttgatttcaaaaactttaaggCCGTGACATTGTTTTTAGTTGGTATTTCACAAATTACACACTCTACTATATCAACATCCATTGCTTCTGGATAATCAGTCCTATAAATtaggattttcttttcctttttttctttcaataaattctCGTACCTTGAAGCTCTTACTCTTATTCGTATATATCTTTAAATTCCATTTCTTTAAACTTCTTTCTTAGTTCTAGATCTAGACCTTGTTGAGGAATCTTGAATCataatttcttcatatttgtttttgcttttaaagataatcaagtaattttattttgtaaaaaattgtgaaaaaaccatgttattcttaaataattttaggtTGAGAAATGGATAatatgaaaagattttttttacctttagaGGCTAATTCATtggtttttgaattgaaaatcaaaattgtaatCAAACTAATACAATTCACATTGAATTTAAACATGTGTATAGTGATTTTAGGTTCTTGtaatttgaatttatcaaagaactaattcaactcaaaagtttaagctgttagatgtggtcctataatataatttatattattctctaacacacccactcaagtgaaagctctttgggcttaaaacttgcacaggtttacattaccttgtgcttaattttatcaaataatggggattgtgagattcaaactcgtgatcggTTGGTTatcaaggttctgataccatgtcaaagaactatcttaatctaatagcttaaactgttaggtataGTCctataatatgatttatattattttataacagaATTCAGAAGTAGAtgaccaaataaaatattttattgtgtgatttgtcaacaaatacaattttgaaTCCTGAACCtatggaaaagaagaaaacataacgtgtcacaataacaacaataagaaaaggaagacaTGGCATTGTTTTCAATGGAAGATAGATAAGAAGGTGagctaacaacaacaacattcaAAATGACTCTCCTGTTTTCTAAACTACACCAACCATATGGAACAGATCACAAATAGATCTCTCCCACCGTCCCACGTACATCGATCTATGTATATAAACCCATTATCATCCCTGGTTAATTTGTCACAAACAATATCACACAgttctttcttctcttaatcCTAGCTAGCGAGTTCATATAGCCTATTCCAGGCCTTGGGATTTAGCATCGAGATGGCAAGTTTCAGCTGTTTTATCTTAGCTCTCTTCATTGCTCTATCAATTTCAGGCGGCGAGGCAGCTCGTCAGCTTCTGCAATTGCCCCCTTTACCTGCGGTACCCAATTTGCCTAAACCAACATTGCCACCAATGCCTTCTATACCAACACTACCACAGCCCACATTGCCAACCGCACAACCTTCCCTGCCTAAACCCACACTGCCTCCACTTCCTAGCCTGCCAATAATGCCTAGTACTCTCCCCGTGGTCACCTTGCCTCCACTTCCAAGCATGCCCTCAATGCCCACTATCCCTATCCCAACAACAATCCCCACTATCCCTATCCCAACAACAATCCCCTCTATCCCGTTCCTCTCCCCACCACCTGGAAACTAGACCATGCTATTGCTCATTTTGAGTTTGATTAGTAAGCTTTCTGTCaaaagttcatatatatatcttttggtCCCTGTGAAGAAGTGTGATGAGTTGTGCTGTTTGTTTCTGgtgtttttcattcatttatatatttttgctttCTATTTCCCTGTATTTCATTGCCTTCTTGTATTATACATGTACCTATATCAATAAAATGAAAGTAGTTTCAAACATTGTTATCTGGTGTTTTTTCCACACATTTGATTACTAAACTCTGCTCT
This region includes:
- the LOC127904528 gene encoding protein PELPK1-like — encoded protein: MASVVNGFLQAVQSVDHGIFHSLHAILDSTKSCLQKLDSFFQLTKLRITLSFSDGEAARHLLQLPNLPSLPNLPKPTLPPFPSIPTLPQPTLPTLPATQPSLPKPPLPPLPSLPTMPAIPKVTLPPLPSMPSIPTIPTTIPSIPFLSPPPGN